One Sanguibacter keddieii DSM 10542 genomic window carries:
- a CDS encoding chitobiase/beta-hexosaminidase C-terminal domain-containing protein, with amino-acid sequence MTTTSPRSPHPPRPSHFPPAPARSSGLHRGRRHAALATLTAAALALTLATPAAGAGATLTASRATASTTTGLALAADADAPTALARPVVLATYADEAPALPAQVEVTTGGGTTRLADVVWDVDDYVFDAHYRSVAVTGTVEETLPVEAQVEVVPRGVEYFVDSGAVTSTPPFDAVAALAGSAGDGTLRHTVADQRATTGWGYVNDGDTSVGVRASTNPLDKDAGGLWARGSGAGAQPIVYRLPLEAGEHTVTAGFREWWSGPRTMSVTLVSPSGQRSVVSPSVVVSNAAGRTTAMVSATVTVDEPGVSELRVERAAGSEAPTLGWFAVAAGRVDVDTAPVVVAAPTITPGDGAYSTAQTVTVASPTAGASVYVTTDGSDPSRSNGSLYTEPFVLDSTTTVKARAYRNGTASAVATSRLSIELVPEDGYEAVPVGRTWFDTAGNPIQAHGGGFLEKDGWYYWVGENKAHDGAVLLGVSLYRSQDLKNWEYVKELVTQDSAPELKDSKWERPKLVYNAKTDMFVLWGHWERAGDYSASHLVVATSPTVDGDYTFVKHFRPGVGEVTTEHEDPTYTGGDGLWGYGSRDFTVFKDPDSDKAYLLSSEDHTSMRLYPLTDDYADVDWEASFPVFEGQGREAPAVVKIGEYYLAFTSGQSGWYPNQTRVAWTKDIADPDGWSEPVLVGNNTSFYSQPTNIMTIDRQDGGREYVYMGDRWNSKKLGTSTYVWLPLSIDPADPSTVSLDYRPAWSLDSATGAIDYPEDVLVSEGKPVTADAVDEAHAASVANDGEYTNTATWGDSSAYFQPTGVPFSWTVDLEEVQDLSRVDLSFRSYNGSEAYHGYTVSGSVDGTTWTQLVGQLGNTTVGFTSDPLAGQYRYVRLDVAQVVNSHNGNAAAWAAGLVEVQVYAHEEEAQAAETVTIDLPEPAASGWHTTAPVLTVSRDDGQAGPQEDDVAQAAEGAVVAAAAGPGAEYRLDGGPWTVYSEPVVVGDGARVVEARATDDGVPSTAVSRADVAVDTTAPTVALVVDDARLLTVEATDATSGVARVEVSFDGADWVALVAPVQLDDAATVVRARAVDVAGLVSLVGEASVPAAVVDPEPTVDPTDGPTTPGEPTAPPTDPGTGAVGGGGQGTVGSGTVGSGTVDATPGATTSTTSGLAATGASVVVAALAALLLAAAGALVVARRRAPGSTPEAGSRG; translated from the coding sequence ATGACGACGACGTCACCCCGCTCGCCACACCCACCCCGTCCCTCCCACTTCCCGCCCGCTCCGGCCCGCTCGTCCGGGCTCCACCGAGGCCGCCGGCACGCAGCGCTCGCCACCCTCACCGCCGCCGCGCTCGCCCTCACCCTCGCCACCCCGGCCGCGGGAGCGGGAGCGACCCTGACCGCCTCAAGAGCCACCGCCAGCACGACGACCGGCCTGGCGCTGGCTGCCGACGCCGACGCCCCGACCGCCCTCGCCCGCCCGGTGGTCCTCGCCACCTACGCGGACGAGGCCCCGGCCCTCCCGGCCCAGGTCGAGGTGACGACCGGTGGCGGCACGACCCGCCTCGCCGACGTCGTCTGGGACGTCGACGACTACGTGTTCGACGCGCACTACCGCTCCGTCGCGGTCACCGGCACCGTCGAGGAGACGCTCCCCGTGGAGGCCCAGGTCGAGGTCGTCCCGCGTGGTGTCGAGTACTTCGTCGACTCGGGCGCCGTCACCTCGACCCCGCCCTTCGACGCCGTCGCGGCCCTCGCCGGGAGTGCGGGCGACGGCACCCTGCGCCACACGGTCGCCGACCAGCGGGCGACGACCGGCTGGGGGTACGTCAACGACGGCGACACCTCCGTCGGCGTCCGCGCCTCGACCAACCCCCTCGACAAGGACGCCGGAGGCCTGTGGGCACGGGGCAGCGGCGCGGGCGCCCAGCCGATCGTCTACCGGCTGCCCCTGGAGGCCGGCGAGCACACCGTGACCGCCGGATTCCGCGAGTGGTGGAGCGGCCCCCGCACCATGTCGGTCACCCTCGTCTCCCCCTCGGGCCAGCGCTCCGTGGTCTCCCCGAGCGTCGTGGTGAGCAACGCCGCGGGCCGCACCACCGCGATGGTCTCCGCGACCGTCACGGTCGACGAGCCCGGTGTCTCCGAGCTGCGCGTCGAGCGCGCCGCCGGCAGCGAGGCCCCGACCCTCGGCTGGTTCGCGGTCGCCGCGGGCCGCGTCGACGTCGACACCGCCCCGGTGGTCGTCGCCGCCCCGACCATCACCCCGGGCGACGGCGCCTACTCCACCGCCCAGACCGTCACCGTCGCCAGCCCCACCGCGGGTGCCTCGGTCTACGTGACCACCGACGGCTCTGACCCCTCGCGCAGCAACGGCTCGCTCTACACCGAGCCCTTCGTCCTCGACAGCACCACGACGGTCAAGGCGCGCGCCTACCGCAACGGCACCGCGAGCGCGGTCGCGACCTCACGGCTGAGCATCGAGCTCGTGCCCGAGGATGGCTACGAGGCCGTGCCGGTGGGCCGGACGTGGTTCGACACCGCGGGCAACCCGATCCAGGCGCACGGCGGCGGGTTCCTCGAGAAGGACGGCTGGTACTACTGGGTCGGCGAGAACAAGGCCCACGACGGCGCCGTGCTGCTCGGTGTGAGCCTGTACAGGTCGCAGGACCTCAAGAACTGGGAGTACGTCAAGGAGCTCGTCACCCAGGACTCCGCCCCGGAGCTGAAGGACTCCAAGTGGGAGCGCCCGAAGCTCGTCTACAACGCGAAGACCGACATGTTCGTGCTGTGGGGCCACTGGGAGCGTGCGGGCGACTACTCCGCCTCGCACCTCGTGGTCGCGACGAGCCCGACGGTCGACGGCGACTACACCTTCGTCAAGCACTTCCGTCCGGGAGTCGGCGAGGTCACGACCGAGCACGAGGACCCCACCTACACCGGGGGCGACGGCCTCTGGGGCTACGGCTCGCGCGACTTCACGGTCTTCAAGGACCCGGACAGCGACAAGGCGTACCTGCTGTCCTCCGAGGACCACACGAGTATGCGCCTGTACCCGCTGACCGACGACTACGCCGACGTCGACTGGGAGGCCTCGTTCCCCGTGTTCGAGGGGCAGGGCCGGGAGGCACCTGCCGTCGTGAAGATCGGCGAGTACTACCTGGCCTTCACCTCGGGCCAGTCCGGCTGGTACCCGAACCAGACGCGGGTCGCGTGGACCAAGGACATCGCCGACCCCGACGGGTGGTCCGAGCCCGTGCTGGTCGGCAACAACACGTCGTTCTACAGCCAGCCGACCAACATCATGACCATCGACCGCCAGGACGGCGGGCGTGAGTACGTGTACATGGGCGACCGCTGGAACTCGAAGAAGCTCGGGACCTCCACCTACGTGTGGCTGCCGTTGAGCATCGACCCCGCCGACCCGTCGACGGTGTCGCTCGACTACCGGCCGGCGTGGAGCCTCGACTCCGCGACGGGCGCCATCGACTACCCGGAGGACGTGCTGGTCTCCGAGGGGAAGCCGGTCACCGCGGACGCGGTCGACGAGGCGCACGCCGCCTCGGTGGCCAACGACGGCGAGTACACCAACACCGCGACGTGGGGCGACAGCTCGGCGTACTTCCAGCCCACAGGCGTCCCCTTCAGCTGGACGGTCGACCTCGAGGAGGTCCAGGACCTCAGCCGCGTGGACCTCAGCTTCCGCAGCTACAACGGATCCGAGGCGTACCACGGGTACACGGTCTCGGGCAGTGTCGACGGCACCACGTGGACGCAGCTGGTGGGGCAGCTCGGCAACACCACGGTCGGCTTCACCAGCGACCCGCTGGCCGGGCAGTACCGGTACGTGCGGCTCGACGTCGCGCAGGTGGTCAACTCCCACAACGGCAACGCGGCCGCCTGGGCCGCAGGCCTCGTCGAGGTGCAGGTCTACGCGCACGAGGAGGAGGCGCAGGCCGCCGAGACGGTGACCATCGACCTGCCCGAGCCGGCCGCGAGCGGCTGGCACACCACGGCACCGGTGCTCACCGTCTCGCGCGACGACGGTCAGGCCGGGCCGCAGGAGGACGACGTCGCGCAGGCGGCCGAGGGGGCCGTCGTCGCGGCTGCGGCCGGACCGGGGGCCGAGTACCGGCTCGACGGCGGGCCGTGGACGGTCTACTCCGAGCCCGTGGTCGTCGGGGACGGCGCCCGCGTCGTCGAGGCGCGGGCGACCGACGACGGCGTGCCGTCGACCGCGGTGTCCCGGGCCGACGTCGCTGTCGACACCACGGCACCGACCGTGGCGCTGGTGGTCGACGACGCCCGGCTGCTCACGGTCGAGGCGACGGACGCGACCTCGGGCGTCGCCCGGGTCGAGGTGTCCTTCGACGGCGCGGACTGGGTCGCGCTCGTGGCCCCGGTCCAGCTCGACGACGCCGCGACGGTGGTCCGTGCGCGGGCCGTCGACGTCGCCGGCCTGGTGAGCCTGGTCGGGGAGGCGTCCGTCCCCGCGGCGGTCGTCGACCCCGAGCCGACGGTCGACCCGACCGACGGGCCGACCACACCCGGTGAGCCGACGGCACCCCCGACGGACCCGGGCACGGGCGCCGTCGGCGGCGGGGGCCAGGGCACCGTGGGCTCGGGGACAGTGGGCTCGGGCACCGTGGACGCGACGCCCGGGGCCACGACCTCGACGACGTCGGGTCTCGCAGCGACCGGCGCCAGCGTGGTCGTCGCCGCTCTCGCCGCGCTGCTCCTCGCGGCCGCCGGGGCGCTCGTCGTGGCACGACGACGGGCTCCCGGCAGCACACCGGAGGCCGGCAGCCGCGGCTGA
- a CDS encoding sugar ABC transporter permease has product MDQTSPEPVPAPTDRGTEGAGAPSTPAGTATPQAGVTDADGSTGTGRTRISNARLAGWFVVVALLSLAVLQYLLPALRLVQLATRDAVGFFEVSGSVGAANFRAVLEDEGFRDSVGRALAYSLIPLAAALVLGPLVAAVASRAGRATRLVSRGLLAVPLFCVSPVAYYVAQWGSARAGTIQETGERAQAVGTTQAELVIIGGLSVVGIVAALSATLYLAAMRRSARSRAGWAASGVVTAVVILAVTTLSLMVTTAPLLLTADLSAGGTTTPGMLVYEWVFIRYDLPIGSAALALLLVPTALVGVVLVALVLAVRTRVEIVPRGVAAGSGAEVGAAKGATADRATTVEAGVVPADAASARSRLLSVLSVVLVSALAVGTVVLGWSWLRGVLETDVVPGIDAGTLQTTTWVSSVLTGLVVVAVAVVGGFGIGFLRPAGRRSEWLLLAFAPFLLVGTTSLLPALFEDGVDAGTLGTLRGLVSPLWLSVPLLVLFTLVFAGVRRSRDAGQADAVRSALVPVLGLVGLSGLVTAWVHAQQYLWPLVISYGSNTSTPILVRVAATPSAELEPVPFGLVAPLGVLVVFVLLGALCLVATDRIALRAGRRSAD; this is encoded by the coding sequence ATGGATCAGACCTCCCCCGAGCCCGTGCCCGCACCGACGGACCGAGGGACGGAGGGTGCTGGCGCGCCGAGCACACCGGCCGGCACCGCAACCCCGCAGGCAGGCGTCACCGACGCCGACGGGTCCACCGGGACCGGACGCACCAGGATCAGCAACGCGCGTCTCGCCGGCTGGTTCGTGGTCGTCGCGCTGCTCTCGCTCGCCGTGCTCCAGTACCTGCTCCCCGCGCTGCGCCTCGTGCAGCTCGCCACCCGGGACGCCGTCGGCTTCTTCGAGGTGTCCGGCTCGGTCGGCGCCGCGAACTTCCGCGCGGTCCTCGAGGACGAGGGGTTCCGGGACTCCGTCGGGCGTGCGCTCGCGTACTCGCTGATCCCCCTCGCTGCCGCGCTCGTGCTCGGCCCGCTGGTCGCCGCCGTGGCGAGCCGCGCCGGCCGCGCGACCCGCCTCGTGAGCCGCGGCCTGCTCGCCGTGCCCCTGTTCTGCGTCAGCCCCGTCGCGTACTACGTCGCCCAGTGGGGCTCGGCGCGTGCGGGCACCATCCAGGAGACCGGCGAGCGCGCGCAGGCCGTCGGGACCACCCAGGCCGAGCTCGTGATCATCGGCGGGCTCTCCGTCGTCGGGATCGTCGCGGCGCTCTCCGCGACCCTCTACCTCGCAGCGATGCGACGCTCCGCACGCTCCCGCGCGGGGTGGGCGGCCTCTGGGGTCGTGACCGCCGTCGTCATCCTGGCCGTGACCACCCTCAGCCTCATGGTCACCACGGCCCCGCTGCTGCTCACCGCCGACCTCTCGGCGGGCGGGACCACCACCCCGGGGATGCTCGTCTACGAGTGGGTGTTCATCCGCTACGACCTGCCGATCGGCAGCGCCGCCCTCGCCCTGCTGCTCGTCCCGACGGCTCTCGTGGGCGTCGTGCTCGTCGCCCTCGTGCTCGCCGTCCGGACCCGCGTCGAGATCGTGCCCCGCGGTGTCGCGGCGGGGTCTGGTGCTGAGGTAGGTGCTGCGAAGGGCGCGACGGCCGATCGCGCGACCACCGTCGAGGCCGGTGTCGTGCCCGCTGACGCCGCGTCTGCCCGCTCACGGCTCCTGTCGGTGCTCTCCGTGGTGCTGGTGTCGGCGCTCGCGGTCGGGACTGTCGTGCTGGGGTGGTCGTGGCTGCGAGGGGTCCTCGAGACGGACGTCGTCCCGGGGATCGACGCCGGGACGCTGCAGACCACCACGTGGGTGTCGTCGGTCCTCACCGGTCTTGTGGTCGTGGCGGTCGCCGTGGTCGGCGGCTTCGGCATCGGGTTCTTGCGCCCCGCCGGGCGGCGCAGCGAGTGGTTGCTCCTCGCCTTCGCGCCGTTCCTGCTGGTCGGGACCACGTCGCTGCTGCCCGCGCTGTTCGAGGACGGCGTGGACGCCGGGACCCTCGGGACGCTGCGCGGGCTCGTGTCACCGCTGTGGCTCAGCGTGCCGCTGCTCGTGCTGTTCACGCTGGTCTTCGCGGGCGTCCGTCGCAGCCGCGACGCCGGTCAGGCGGACGCGGTGCGCTCTGCGCTGGTGCCGGTCCTCGGCCTCGTCGGGCTCAGCGGGCTCGTCACGGCGTGGGTGCACGCCCAGCAGTACCTCTGGCCGCTCGTCATCTCTTACGGCTCGAACACCTCGACCCCGATCCTCGTCCGGGTCGCAGCCACGCCCAGCGCAGAGCTCGAGCCTGTGCCCTTCGGGCTCGTGGCGCCGCTCGGGGTGCTCGTCGTCTTCGTGCTGCTCGGCGCGCTGTGCCTTGTCGCCACTGACCGGATCGCACTGCGGGCAGGGCGCCGGTCTGCAGACTAG
- a CDS encoding glycoside hydrolase family 3 protein, translating into MPTPLTTLTAPDGTVFRDLDKDGVMAPFEDPRESVETRVEDLLGRMNLEEKAGLMFQTVIETSPDGTLVEQTGAISKSPTTVVVQEKLLNHFNVHVLPEGRLAARWHNNLQAVAEQTRLGIPVTVSTDPRHAFHENTGASFAAGHFSQWPDSLGLAAIGDTELVRQFADAARQEYLSVGIRAALHPCVDLATEPRWARQLNTFGETSQLVSDFTAAYLDGLQGPGGALSAESVACTTKHFPGGGPQKDGEDAHFPYGREQVYTGGTFEEHLAPFKVALEHKTAAMMPYYGMPVDLEIDGEKIEEVGFGYNKQIVTGLLREQMGFDGVVVTDWELVNDNKVATGQVLPARAWGVEHLDAPGRMEKIIHAGCDQFGGEECPDLLVQLVREGRVTEDRIDASVRRLLRVKFELGLFDDPYVDEDAADEIVGRADLVAAGLAAQSRSVTVLKNGDVDGSPVLPLTGSQRVYVVGMSDEDAARLGTVVTDPADADVAVVRLPAPWEHRDSMFLEAWFHQGSLDFSAETVAQVTELAAQVPVVLDVMLDRPAILTPLVDVATAIVGTYGTSDPALVAALTGEVKPEGRLPFQLPRSMEAVAASRPDVASDTTDPVFPVGHGLSI; encoded by the coding sequence GTGCCCACTCCCCTGACCACCCTGACCGCCCCCGACGGGACCGTCTTCCGCGATCTCGACAAGGACGGCGTCATGGCGCCGTTCGAGGACCCCCGCGAGAGCGTCGAGACCCGCGTCGAGGACCTGCTCGGACGCATGAACCTCGAGGAGAAGGCGGGTCTGATGTTCCAGACCGTCATCGAGACGAGCCCCGACGGGACCCTTGTCGAGCAGACCGGCGCGATCAGCAAGTCCCCGACCACCGTCGTGGTCCAGGAGAAGCTGCTCAACCACTTCAACGTGCACGTGCTGCCCGAGGGCCGCCTCGCCGCCCGCTGGCACAACAACCTGCAGGCCGTCGCCGAGCAGACCCGCCTGGGCATCCCCGTGACCGTCTCGACCGACCCGCGGCACGCCTTCCACGAGAACACCGGGGCGTCCTTCGCGGCCGGGCACTTCTCGCAGTGGCCCGACTCCCTCGGCCTCGCCGCGATCGGCGACACCGAGCTGGTCCGCCAGTTCGCCGACGCCGCCCGCCAGGAGTACCTGTCCGTGGGCATCCGCGCGGCGCTGCACCCCTGCGTCGACCTCGCGACCGAGCCCCGCTGGGCCCGCCAGCTCAACACCTTCGGTGAGACGTCCCAGCTGGTCAGCGACTTCACCGCCGCCTACCTCGACGGGCTCCAGGGCCCCGGCGGCGCGCTGAGCGCCGAGTCGGTCGCCTGCACCACCAAGCACTTCCCCGGCGGCGGCCCGCAGAAGGACGGCGAGGACGCGCACTTCCCCTACGGCCGCGAGCAGGTCTACACCGGAGGGACCTTCGAGGAGCACCTCGCGCCCTTCAAGGTCGCCCTCGAGCACAAGACCGCCGCGATGATGCCGTACTACGGCATGCCCGTGGACCTCGAGATCGACGGGGAGAAGATCGAGGAGGTCGGCTTCGGCTACAACAAGCAGATCGTCACCGGGCTGCTCCGCGAGCAGATGGGCTTCGACGGCGTGGTCGTCACCGACTGGGAGCTCGTCAACGACAACAAGGTCGCGACCGGACAGGTGCTGCCCGCCCGCGCGTGGGGCGTCGAGCACCTCGACGCACCGGGGCGCATGGAGAAGATCATCCACGCCGGCTGCGACCAGTTCGGCGGCGAGGAGTGCCCCGACCTGCTCGTCCAGCTCGTCCGCGAGGGACGCGTCACCGAGGACCGCATCGACGCCTCCGTGCGCCGCCTGCTCCGCGTGAAGTTCGAGCTCGGGCTCTTCGACGACCCCTATGTCGACGAGGACGCGGCCGACGAGATCGTCGGGCGCGCCGACCTCGTCGCCGCGGGCCTCGCCGCGCAGAGCCGCTCGGTCACCGTGCTGAAGAACGGCGACGTCGACGGCAGCCCCGTCCTGCCGCTCACCGGCAGCCAGCGCGTGTACGTCGTCGGCATGTCCGACGAGGACGCCGCCCGCCTCGGGACCGTCGTGACCGACCCGGCCGACGCCGACGTCGCCGTCGTGCGCCTCCCCGCCCCGTGGGAGCACCGCGACTCGATGTTCCTCGAGGCCTGGTTCCACCAGGGGTCGCTCGACTTCTCCGCCGAGACCGTCGCGCAGGTCACCGAGCTCGCCGCGCAGGTGCCCGTCGTCCTCGACGTCATGCTCGACCGCCCCGCGATCCTCACGCCGCTCGTCGACGTCGCGACCGCGATCGTCGGCACCTACGGGACGTCCGACCCGGCGCTCGTCGCCGCGCTGACCGGCGAGGTCAAGCCTGAGGGGCGCCTGCCGTTCCAGCTGCCCCGTTCGATGGAGGCTGTCGCGGCGTCACGCCCGGATGTCGCGTCCGACACGACCGACCCGGTGTTCCCGGTGGGGCACGGGCTGAGCATCTGA
- a CDS encoding lytic polysaccharide monooxygenase — protein MSRTHRSIRAGLTSLVLVGALAVIGTAPASAHGYVGGEGADMVARAALRENVNLGAVQFEPQSLEGPKGFPEGGPADGQLASAGGLFGGNLDEQTSDRWVKNEITPGPNIITWHYTAPHRTSKWTYYITKEGWDQNAPLTRAVLEELTTIEHDGTPATTNPVHTIDVPADHHGYHVIYAVWDVADTANAFYNAIDVDIQGDGPEADVPDAPTGLAAMSSSSTVDLTWQASASDGIDHYDVYRDGAKVGSTPTTTFQDSGLRASTSYGYTVRAVDVDGAVSRHSEALSVATTGPDGADGPTAPSSLHSMATTSTSVDLMWTGSTGPAAVTHYTVLRATGSGQPVEVGTTSDVRYLDEGLAPSTTYHYTVVAHDATGASSASDPFSVTTEQGDGPLYPVWDPFAAYTVGDRVTHDGLVYEAVQSYQGHGDPGWIHALSLWRVVDEAA, from the coding sequence ATGTCGAGAACGCACAGATCCATCAGGGCCGGGCTGACCAGCCTCGTCCTCGTCGGGGCGCTCGCCGTCATCGGGACGGCACCCGCGTCTGCCCACGGGTACGTCGGAGGAGAGGGGGCGGACATGGTCGCCCGCGCCGCCCTCCGGGAGAACGTGAACCTCGGGGCGGTGCAGTTCGAGCCGCAGAGCCTCGAGGGGCCCAAGGGCTTCCCCGAGGGCGGGCCGGCCGACGGCCAGCTCGCGTCGGCAGGCGGGCTGTTCGGGGGAAACCTGGACGAGCAGACCTCGGACCGCTGGGTCAAGAACGAGATCACGCCGGGCCCGAACATCATCACCTGGCACTACACGGCCCCGCACCGCACCAGCAAGTGGACCTACTACATCACCAAGGAGGGATGGGACCAGAACGCACCGCTGACCAGGGCAGTGCTCGAGGAGCTCACCACCATCGAGCACGACGGGACCCCGGCCACCACCAACCCGGTGCACACGATCGACGTCCCGGCCGACCACCACGGCTACCACGTCATCTACGCCGTGTGGGACGTCGCCGACACGGCGAACGCGTTCTACAACGCGATCGACGTCGACATCCAGGGTGACGGGCCCGAGGCTGACGTCCCCGACGCCCCGACCGGGCTGGCGGCGATGAGCTCTTCGTCAACCGTCGACCTCACCTGGCAGGCGTCTGCGTCCGACGGCATCGACCACTACGACGTCTACCGTGACGGCGCGAAGGTCGGCAGCACGCCGACCACCACGTTCCAGGACTCCGGTCTCCGGGCGTCGACGAGCTACGGCTACACGGTCCGCGCGGTCGACGTCGACGGCGCGGTCTCCCGGCACAGCGAGGCCCTGTCGGTCGCGACCACCGGGCCCGACGGGGCAGACGGGCCGACGGCTCCGTCGTCCCTGCACTCGATGGCGACCACGAGCACGAGCGTCGACCTCATGTGGACCGGCTCCACCGGTCCTGCGGCGGTCACGCACTACACGGTGCTGCGTGCCACCGGCTCGGGTCAGCCTGTCGAGGTGGGCACCACCTCAGACGTCCGGTACCTCGACGAGGGCCTGGCGCCGTCGACCACGTACCACTACACGGTCGTCGCGCACGACGCGACCGGTGCCTCGAGCGCGAGCGACCCGTTCTCGGTGACCACCGAGCAGGGTGACGGACCCCTGTACCCGGTGTGGGACCCCTTCGCGGCGTACACGGTCGGCGACCGTGTCACGCACGACGGCCTCGTCTACGAGGCGGTCCAGAGCTACCAGGGCCACGGCGACCCGGGCTGGATCCACGCGCTGTCGCTGTGGAGGGTGGTCGACGAGGCCGCCTGA
- a CDS encoding type II toxin-antitoxin system VapB family antitoxin has protein sequence MEMTSVDLPAGLVEQAMRVTGATTERGAITSALEQVVARAEQHRAIDAIIGMESLGDLLEPGIRLRARR, from the coding sequence ATGGAGATGACGAGCGTCGACCTGCCTGCCGGTCTCGTCGAGCAGGCGATGAGGGTGACTGGCGCGACGACCGAGCGCGGTGCGATCACCTCCGCCCTCGAGCAGGTGGTCGCCCGGGCAGAGCAGCACCGTGCGATCGACGCGATCATCGGGATGGAGTCGCTCGGCGACCTGCTGGAGCCTGGGATCCGGCTGCGGGCTCGCAGGTGA
- a CDS encoding PIN domain-containing protein translates to MAEVAGGKVRAAGAIDTLVAALAIEHGATVIHYDADYEHIASVEPRLSHEWVAPRGSL, encoded by the coding sequence GTGGCAGAGGTCGCGGGGGGGAAGGTGCGCGCCGCAGGCGCGATCGACACGCTCGTCGCTGCTCTGGCGATCGAGCACGGTGCCACGGTGATCCACTACGACGCCGACTACGAGCACATCGCCTCGGTCGAGCCGAGGTTGTCGCACGAGTGGGTCGCGCCGCGCGGGAGCCTGTGA
- a CDS encoding carbohydrate-binding protein yields the protein MSRERRRAQVMLTSLALVGVVAVGAAAPPSTASPARADQSLYVPAASAVAVAEGTDEGQGGSADLLAVVDVAVPRGVTPVAVDKAPTVLPPDPTQPYPAWDAWADYAAGDRVVHDGLVYEAVVAHRGSGDPGLIKDRAVWRIVSVV from the coding sequence ATGTCACGAGAACGACGCAGGGCCCAGGTGATGCTCACGAGTCTCGCCCTGGTGGGTGTGGTCGCGGTCGGCGCCGCGGCGCCCCCGTCGACGGCCTCCCCGGCGCGGGCGGACCAGAGCCTGTACGTCCCTGCCGCCAGCGCGGTGGCGGTCGCCGAGGGGACCGACGAGGGCCAGGGTGGGTCTGCCGATCTGCTGGCGGTCGTCGACGTCGCGGTGCCGCGGGGCGTCACCCCGGTCGCCGTCGACAAGGCGCCGACGGTCCTCCCGCCCGACCCCACGCAGCCGTACCCGGCGTGGGACGCCTGGGCGGACTACGCGGCGGGTGACCGCGTGGTGCACGACGGGCTGGTCTACGAGGCGGTCGTCGCGCACCGTGGTTCCGGCGACCCGGGCCTGATCAAGGACCGGGCTGTGTGGAGGATCGTGTCGGTGGTCTAG
- a CDS encoding cold-shock protein has product MPQGTVRWFDAERGFGFLALDDGADDLFVHASEIVGNDDGTQSLREGQSVEFEIGEGDRGPQARRVQITGDSAVEAALGQLGTVTWYEPTKGYGFVTPDGGGAEIFAHSSAIVGGGVIAEGQRVAFLVVEGEKGPQADHLLPLAAQAAGAQAAGPAGADGADGTVSWYDAGKGFGFVTPDSGEPDAFVHARSLAGGATELVEGDRVSFSVVPGDRGPQAQDVRVVGGTGRGARSAPGRGGSQRPEASRAPARGGEGVVARYDAERGFGFITPDSGGPDLFVHVSVVREGQELYEGDRVRFQVRQSDRGPQADRVDLA; this is encoded by the coding sequence GTGCCCCAGGGAACCGTCCGCTGGTTCGACGCCGAGCGAGGGTTTGGCTTCCTAGCCCTCGACGACGGCGCCGATGACCTGTTCGTCCACGCGTCCGAGATCGTCGGCAACGACGACGGGACCCAGTCGCTCCGCGAGGGCCAGTCCGTCGAGTTCGAGATCGGCGAGGGCGACCGCGGTCCGCAGGCCCGCCGAGTCCAGATCACCGGCGACAGCGCCGTCGAGGCAGCCCTGGGCCAGCTCGGCACCGTCACCTGGTACGAGCCGACCAAGGGCTACGGCTTCGTGACGCCCGACGGTGGAGGGGCCGAGATCTTCGCGCACAGCTCCGCCATCGTCGGTGGAGGCGTGATCGCCGAGGGGCAGCGGGTCGCGTTCCTCGTCGTCGAGGGCGAGAAGGGGCCGCAGGCGGACCACCTCCTGCCGCTCGCCGCTCAGGCTGCCGGCGCGCAGGCCGCGGGTCCCGCCGGTGCCGACGGCGCTGACGGCACCGTGAGCTGGTACGACGCGGGCAAGGGCTTCGGCTTCGTCACCCCCGACTCCGGGGAGCCGGACGCCTTCGTCCACGCCCGGTCGCTCGCCGGAGGAGCCACCGAGCTGGTCGAGGGCGATCGCGTGAGCTTCAGCGTCGTGCCCGGCGACCGGGGTCCGCAGGCTCAGGACGTCCGGGTCGTGGGCGGGACGGGCCGGGGTGCCCGCAGCGCCCCGGGCCGTGGCGGGTCCCAGCGTCCGGAGGCGTCCCGCGCCCCGGCGCGCGGCGGCGAGGGTGTCGTGGCGCGCTACGACGCAGAGCGCGGTTTCGGCTTCATCACGCCCGACTCCGGCGGCCCGGACCTCTTCGTGCACGTCTCGGTCGTGCGGGAGGGCCAGGAGCTGTACGAGGGCGACCGGGTCCGTTTCCAGGTGCGGCAGAGCGACCGCGGGCCGCAGGCAGACCGGGTCGACCTGGCCTGA